Proteins encoded together in one Chitinophaga sp. LS1 window:
- a CDS encoding DUF6348 family protein — protein MNKQFKHIPAGGHAPTTAINSRKFNKFVETNLQTRMETNVLVPTLATNLANAIQSFDFEVPVTLTIEAVNDIVYLRELELEIVCNVLGEQDHGNDVKVYHLAFMIRLKGDNIMYEEMAAIGTDPEESMSQGAYTFFRGFLTGFFQCLLGYYEPVYELKSPTGDEFHLNYSHLQVQGAFMDDIDGHQDNTFPDILYPAIKEVFEREITEPDHDYKDFYWIKIYLSRQPGGTFIGECRFDNNIWDYALNELIAYDYKLWKETDRFLGKKQFIFIRRCPK, from the coding sequence ATGAACAAACAATTTAAGCATATTCCGGCAGGGGGCCATGCACCAACCACGGCAATTAATAGCCGAAAATTTAATAAGTTTGTCGAAACTAACCTACAAACCCGCATGGAAACGAATGTACTTGTACCCACACTGGCAACCAATCTCGCGAACGCTATTCAATCGTTTGATTTTGAAGTACCCGTTACCCTTACCATCGAAGCTGTAAACGATATCGTTTATTTACGGGAGCTAGAGCTTGAAATTGTTTGTAACGTTTTAGGCGAACAGGACCACGGCAATGATGTAAAAGTATATCACCTGGCCTTTATGATCCGCCTGAAGGGAGACAATATCATGTATGAAGAAATGGCGGCCATCGGCACTGATCCGGAAGAATCCATGTCACAGGGAGCCTATACATTTTTCAGAGGTTTCCTCACTGGCTTCTTCCAATGTCTGCTAGGTTATTATGAGCCTGTCTATGAACTCAAAAGTCCCACCGGCGATGAGTTCCATCTTAACTACAGTCACCTGCAGGTGCAGGGTGCCTTCATGGATGATATTGACGGGCACCAGGACAACACTTTCCCCGATATTCTTTATCCTGCTATCAAAGAAGTTTTTGAAAGAGAGATCACTGAACCCGATCATGATTACAAAGATTTCTACTGGATTAAAATTTACCTGAGCAGACAACCCGGAGGTACATTTATCGGAGAATGTCGCTTCGATAACAACATCTGGGATTATGCACTCAATGAACTCATAGCGTACGATTATAAACTATGGAAAGAAACAGATCGTTTCCTGGGCAAGAAGCAATTTATTTTTATCCGCAGATGCCCTAAATAG
- a CDS encoding SulP family inorganic anion transporter produces the protein MAYLNLFDFKQKVDYKNEILAGLTVAMTMIPESLSFAILAGFSPLTGLYAAFIMGLVTAVFGGRPGMVSGGAGATVVVLIALMQSHGIEYVFAAVMLAGLLQILVGVFRLGKFIKLVPQPVMYGFVNGLAIIIFTAQLQQFKLGSGEWLSGSPLYIMLGLVLLTIAIVFFFPKLTKAVPASLVAIIIVFALVLGFGIHTKTVKDIAALSGGFPPFHIPAISWTFDTLKLIFPYSLVMAGVGLIESLLTLNVVDDITGTKGRNNKECIAQGSANILNGFFTGMGGCAMIAQTFVNLSAGSRARLSGIIAAITILMVILFGAPIIEKVPMAALVGVMMMVAIGTFEWISIRIINKMPRHDVIIGILVALITVWLHNLALAVLAGVVISALVFAWESAHKLQVKNYIDAKGIKHYEVNGPLFFGAISTFNASFDLENDPEEVIIDFNGSRVTDMSAIQALGKLTERYKQAGKKLHLRHLSDDCIAKLTNAEGVIDVNII, from the coding sequence ATGGCTTACCTGAATTTATTTGACTTTAAGCAAAAAGTCGATTACAAGAACGAAATCCTGGCTGGCCTCACTGTAGCCATGACCATGATTCCTGAATCGCTGTCCTTTGCAATTTTAGCAGGTTTCTCTCCATTAACCGGTTTATATGCCGCTTTTATCATGGGCTTAGTTACTGCCGTTTTTGGTGGGCGCCCCGGTATGGTATCGGGTGGTGCAGGAGCAACAGTGGTCGTATTGATTGCATTAATGCAATCCCATGGTATCGAATATGTATTTGCCGCTGTTATGCTGGCAGGACTTTTACAAATCTTAGTCGGGGTATTTAGATTAGGGAAGTTTATTAAACTTGTACCTCAGCCGGTGATGTATGGATTTGTAAATGGGTTAGCCATCATCATCTTCACCGCACAATTACAACAATTTAAATTAGGCAGTGGGGAGTGGTTGTCAGGGTCTCCTTTATACATCATGCTAGGGTTGGTATTATTAACCATCGCGATTGTGTTCTTCTTTCCTAAATTGACAAAAGCAGTACCTGCATCACTCGTAGCTATCATCATCGTATTTGCACTCGTATTAGGTTTTGGAATACACACCAAAACTGTAAAAGATATTGCAGCCCTCAGTGGTGGTTTCCCTCCATTCCATATCCCCGCTATTTCCTGGACTTTTGATACATTAAAACTCATCTTCCCGTACTCCCTGGTAATGGCAGGTGTAGGTTTAATAGAATCGCTCCTTACATTAAATGTAGTAGATGATATTACCGGCACCAAAGGCCGGAATAATAAAGAATGCATTGCGCAGGGTTCTGCAAATATTTTAAATGGATTCTTCACCGGCATGGGTGGATGTGCTATGATCGCGCAAACTTTCGTGAATCTCTCCGCAGGTTCCAGAGCGCGGCTCTCCGGCATTATTGCAGCCATCACCATATTGATGGTGATCTTATTTGGTGCGCCTATTATAGAAAAAGTTCCCATGGCAGCACTGGTTGGTGTGATGATGATGGTGGCTATCGGTACCTTTGAATGGATCAGTATCCGCATCATCAACAAAATGCCCCGTCACGATGTCATCATTGGTATTCTCGTGGCCCTTATCACTGTATGGCTGCACAACCTTGCCCTCGCTGTACTTGCAGGCGTGGTGATCTCAGCGCTTGTTTTCGCATGGGAAAGTGCGCATAAATTACAGGTGAAAAACTATATCGATGCAAAAGGGATCAAACATTACGAAGTAAATGGTCCGCTGTTTTTCGGTGCTATCAGCACTTTCAATGCGAGCTTCGATCTTGAAAATGATCCGGAAGAAGTCATCATTGATTTCAATGGTAGCCGTGTCACTGATATGAGTGCTATTCAGGCATTAGGTAAATTAACTGAACGGTATAAACAAGCCGGCAAGAAACTCCATCTCCGTCATCTAAGCGATGACTGCATCGCAAAACTCACAAACGCAGAAGGTGTAATCGATGTAAACATTATATAA
- a CDS encoding glycosyltransferase has protein sequence MTTRVGSESRLKIFTWHIHGSYLYYLSQGNYDIYIPVNDERTPGYYGRGRTFPYGSNVIEIPADMVKSYDFDVIMYQSVKNYLVDQYEILTPAQRRLPRVYLEHNTPLKSPFGTRHTVNDRRICLVHVTHYNRLMWDNNRTPVTVIEHGVTDSDIPYTGELGKGITVINHLSQRGRALGWDVFQHVTKEVPVDLAGMGNDAIGGGEVAFAQLPAFRGKYRYLFHPVRHTSLGLAVCEAMMQGLPVIGLATTELVTVIENGVNGFIHTDIDFLIDKMKLLMNDPELAARMGKAAREKALRRFNIDRFTADWENLFHTVCNNVKEKMM, from the coding sequence ATGACGACCCGGGTTGGTTCTGAATCCAGATTGAAAATCTTTACATGGCATATTCATGGTAGCTATTTGTATTATCTGTCACAGGGGAACTATGATATATATATCCCGGTAAATGATGAGCGTACACCCGGTTATTATGGTCGTGGGAGAACATTCCCATATGGAAGCAATGTAATAGAGATACCGGCTGATATGGTAAAGAGTTATGACTTTGATGTCATCATGTACCAATCAGTCAAGAATTATCTTGTAGATCAATACGAGATCCTGACACCTGCACAGCGCAGATTACCCAGAGTATACCTGGAACACAATACCCCGCTCAAAAGCCCCTTTGGCACCCGCCATACGGTCAATGATCGTCGTATCTGTCTCGTGCATGTAACACACTATAATAGACTGATGTGGGATAATAACCGCACGCCTGTTACCGTGATAGAACATGGTGTCACAGATTCAGATATTCCTTACACAGGAGAACTGGGTAAAGGTATCACCGTTATCAATCACCTGTCACAAAGAGGTCGTGCGCTGGGTTGGGATGTATTTCAGCATGTAACGAAAGAGGTGCCTGTAGACCTGGCAGGCATGGGCAACGATGCGATAGGAGGGGGCGAAGTAGCGTTTGCGCAGTTGCCTGCATTCAGGGGTAAATATCGTTACCTCTTTCATCCGGTACGGCATACCAGTTTAGGACTGGCAGTATGCGAAGCGATGATGCAGGGATTACCTGTAATAGGGCTTGCTACTACAGAACTGGTCACGGTGATTGAAAATGGGGTGAATGGTTTTATCCACACGGATATAGATTTTCTCATTGATAAAATGAAACTGCTGATGAATGATCCTGAGCTGGCTGCACGGATGGGAAAAGCGGCAAGGGAGAAGGCGCTCAGGCGGTTTAATATAGATCGATTTACAGCGGATTGGGAAAATCTATTCCATACTGTTTGCAATAATGTGAAAGAAAAAATGATGTAG
- a CDS encoding VOC family protein → MIITSKAFSGFSVNDIQKAKTFYQDKLGMEVTDGPMGVMELHINNDSKVLVYPKPTHTPASYTVLNFPVDNIDQAVDELSSKGIRFIKYGGELNTDDKGIFRGGGPLIAWFEDPAGNILSVIESPGNGM, encoded by the coding sequence ATGATTATAACTAGCAAAGCCTTCAGCGGATTTTCTGTCAATGATATTCAAAAAGCGAAAACCTTCTACCAGGATAAACTGGGGATGGAAGTGACGGATGGACCTATGGGTGTGATGGAACTGCATATAAATAACGATTCGAAAGTTCTGGTGTACCCTAAGCCAACGCATACCCCAGCTTCTTATACGGTATTGAATTTCCCGGTAGACAATATTGATCAGGCTGTGGATGAGCTGAGTAGTAAGGGTATCCGGTTTATAAAGTATGGCGGGGAGTTAAATACAGATGATAAGGGGATTTTTAGGGGCGGGGGGCCATTGATTGCCTGGTTTGAGGATCCTGCAGGAAATATATTGTCGGTGATCGAATCGCCGGGGAATGGCATGTAG
- a CDS encoding DNA/RNA non-specific endonuclease, translating to MQAKKLLLPAAFVLLILAACEKQGDVAVKPAASTPDTIRYSGGESSSADTCGTYTANTSDNSHILLGNPSSAQPCIEFPANYLIDRDYWIGSYNSLRGGPNWVSWHLQASDVGSSGRTDDFRADTELPSTFYQVQSTSFTSSGFDRGHNCPSGDRTSSVDANEATFLMSNMIPQAPNNNQKAWATFEDYTRNTLAGSANECFIVMGSYGTGGTGSAGAATTIDGGNVTVPRKVWKVVVVIPIGDNDLSRITSSATVVAIDTPNDNTTVSTNWKEYITTVKAIEDSTGYSLLSNLPTDVQTALKSKVYVP from the coding sequence ATGCAAGCGAAAAAATTATTATTGCCAGCTGCGTTCGTACTATTGATCCTTGCTGCCTGTGAGAAACAGGGAGATGTGGCGGTAAAACCGGCTGCAAGTACACCAGACACAATTCGTTATTCAGGTGGAGAGTCTTCTTCTGCTGATACATGCGGAACTTATACTGCTAATACAAGTGACAATAGTCATATCTTATTGGGAAATCCGTCAAGTGCACAGCCTTGTATAGAGTTTCCGGCGAACTATTTAATTGACAGAGATTATTGGATAGGATCGTATAATAGTTTACGTGGCGGACCGAATTGGGTGAGCTGGCATTTGCAGGCGAGTGATGTGGGAAGTTCCGGCAGAACGGATGATTTCAGGGCGGATACAGAGTTGCCTTCTACATTTTATCAGGTACAGAGTACGAGTTTCACCAGTTCAGGATTTGACAGGGGACATAACTGTCCTTCAGGAGATAGAACGAGCTCTGTGGATGCGAATGAAGCTACTTTCCTGATGAGTAATATGATTCCGCAGGCGCCGAATAATAACCAGAAGGCGTGGGCGACGTTTGAGGATTATACAAGGAATACGCTGGCGGGTAGTGCGAATGAGTGTTTTATTGTCATGGGTAGTTATGGTACTGGTGGTACTGGTTCTGCGGGTGCGGCGACTACGATTGATGGTGGCAATGTGACTGTGCCAAGAAAGGTTTGGAAGGTGGTAGTAGTAATTCCAATTGGGGATAATGATCTGAGCCGTATCACCAGCAGTGCTACTGTTGTGGCGATTGATACGCCGAATGATAATACGACAGTATCTACGAACTGGAAGGAGTATATCACTACTGTGAAGGCGATTGAAGATTCTACAGGGTATAGTTTGTTGAGTAACTTACCGACGGATGTACAAACAGCTTTAAAGTCTAAGGTATATGTGCCGTAA
- a CDS encoding SDR family NAD(P)-dependent oxidoreductase, whose translation MEPVNIENRNKYALITGATSGIGFELAKCFAKDGYNLILIARNEERLKDVTDELKKSYTVEVTPIARNLFAPEAAEEIYEQTKKMGITVDVLVNDAGQGEWGPFVDTSLERDIDIIHLNIIGLVSLTKLFLRDMVRRNEGKILQVGSEAGTTPMPLLAVYAATKAFVLSFSAALVDELRDTNITITALLPGATDTDFFHKAGQEDTVTYRETQLASPEVVAQDGYKALMRGERKIISGNKTKLHVWMNDLLGAKISASNAHKANEPSHNTAGEKLPQHEASLNEREYITQHNGERDGDLITGRKYRERPNPNEPVLTKENLPDATNESTGVIGSGQRQDSN comes from the coding sequence ATGGAACCTGTTAATATAGAGAATAGAAACAAGTATGCGCTTATAACAGGCGCCACCAGTGGGATTGGCTTTGAATTGGCGAAATGCTTTGCAAAAGATGGTTACAACCTGATCCTGATAGCACGTAATGAAGAACGATTGAAGGACGTGACAGATGAGTTGAAGAAAAGTTACACAGTGGAAGTTACACCTATAGCAAGGAATTTATTTGCACCGGAAGCAGCGGAAGAAATCTACGAACAGACAAAGAAAATGGGTATTACAGTGGATGTATTGGTCAATGATGCGGGGCAAGGTGAGTGGGGACCATTCGTAGATACCAGTCTGGAGCGTGACATTGATATCATTCATCTGAATATCATCGGTCTGGTGTCACTCACCAAGTTATTTTTGCGTGACATGGTGCGCCGCAACGAAGGGAAGATCCTACAGGTAGGGTCAGAGGCGGGGACCACGCCAATGCCATTGTTGGCAGTATATGCTGCTACCAAAGCATTCGTTCTGTCATTCAGTGCTGCGCTGGTAGATGAGCTGCGTGATACGAATATTACCATCACAGCTTTATTACCTGGAGCTACAGATACAGACTTTTTCCACAAGGCAGGGCAGGAGGATACCGTCACTTATAGAGAAACTCAACTGGCTTCCCCTGAGGTTGTGGCACAGGACGGATATAAAGCCCTGATGAGAGGTGAGCGCAAAATTATCTCAGGTAATAAAACTAAATTACATGTGTGGATGAATGATCTCCTTGGCGCAAAGATTTCCGCATCTAATGCACATAAGGCCAATGAGCCAAGTCATAATACAGCAGGAGAGAAACTGCCGCAGCATGAAGCATCTTTGAATGAGCGGGAGTATATTACCCAGCATAATGGGGAGAGAGATGGGGACCTGATCACAGGGCGTAAATATAGAGAAAGGCCCAATCCGAATGAGCCTGTATTGACAAAAGAGAATTTACCTGATGCAACCAATGAATCTACAGGAGTAATTGGTTCTGGCCAAAGACAAGATTCAAACTAA
- a CDS encoding endonuclease/exonuclease/phosphatase, with product MLSRRAINQLIILTLCPLLSLWAQKKEYKVINIGFYNLENFFDTIHQEHVNDYEFLPTGNKGYTSEVYQDKVKHMASVITDMGKQFSPDGVALLGVAEIENEGVLKDLINTGKLPYKIVHYDSPDKRGIDVALLYNPAYFTVISSKSLTVQLPDGYPTRDVLWVTGKLDGEVYHIFVNHWPSRRNGEAASAPGRAIAAGVSRHIMDSLFRIDPNTNVVLMGDLNDNPTNESMTRVLKAKGDAEKLKENELFNPWMAFFKKGIGTLAYQDSWALFDQIVMSQHLLNKDDGHYHFYKANIFKRDDMIQTSGRYQGYPKRTFDFDNYMGGFSDHFPTFITLIKAN from the coding sequence ATGCTATCGAGAAGAGCTATCAACCAGTTGATTATCTTAACCTTGTGTCCTTTATTATCCCTATGGGCACAGAAAAAAGAGTACAAGGTGATCAACATCGGATTTTACAATCTTGAAAATTTTTTCGACACAATTCATCAGGAACATGTAAACGACTATGAATTTTTACCAACAGGAAACAAGGGATATACGAGTGAAGTATATCAGGACAAAGTAAAGCACATGGCCAGTGTGATAACTGACATGGGCAAACAATTTTCCCCGGATGGCGTGGCGCTTTTAGGTGTGGCAGAGATTGAAAATGAAGGAGTTTTGAAGGATCTGATCAATACAGGCAAGCTACCTTACAAGATCGTACACTATGACTCTCCTGATAAACGCGGTATCGATGTGGCATTGTTATATAACCCTGCATACTTTACTGTTATAAGTAGTAAGTCGCTCACGGTGCAACTTCCGGACGGTTACCCAACCCGTGATGTATTGTGGGTGACAGGTAAACTGGATGGTGAAGTGTATCACATATTTGTGAATCACTGGCCTTCACGTCGTAATGGAGAAGCTGCTTCTGCGCCGGGACGTGCCATTGCAGCAGGCGTGAGCAGACATATTATGGATAGCCTGTTCCGGATAGATCCGAATACAAATGTGGTCCTGATGGGTGACCTGAATGATAATCCTACTAATGAAAGTATGACCAGGGTATTGAAAGCAAAAGGTGATGCGGAGAAATTGAAAGAGAATGAATTGTTTAATCCCTGGATGGCGTTTTTTAAGAAAGGGATTGGTACACTGGCATACCAGGATTCATGGGCATTGTTTGACCAGATTGTGATGTCTCAGCATTTATTGAATAAAGATGATGGGCATTATCACTTTTACAAAGCGAATATTTTCAAGAGGGACGATATGATCCAGACTTCTGGCAGATATCAGGGGTATCCTAAGCGCACTTTTGATTTTGATAACTATATGGGGGGTTTTAGTGACCACTTTCCAACTTTCATTACTCTTATAAAAGCTAATTGA
- a CDS encoding flavin reductase family protein, producing the protein MKKDFPVEDVRRFLEPTPTVLVTSAYKGKHNIMTMGWYTVMEFVPSLIGCMITGSNYSFDLIYKSGECVINIPTADIAKKVVAVGNCTGADTDKFAEIGFTAEAASIVKAPLIKECFASFECKIHDRKLINTYNFFIFEVVKAHVATRPKFPETIAYRGDSQFVLSGKNIKIHSDK; encoded by the coding sequence ATGAAAAAAGACTTTCCGGTAGAGGACGTAAGACGATTCTTAGAACCCACTCCTACGGTCCTCGTTACATCTGCTTACAAAGGCAAACACAATATTATGACGATGGGATGGTACACTGTAATGGAGTTTGTTCCATCCCTTATCGGCTGTATGATCACTGGGAGTAATTACAGTTTCGACCTGATCTATAAAAGTGGGGAATGTGTGATCAACATTCCCACTGCTGATATCGCTAAGAAAGTAGTTGCTGTGGGGAACTGTACGGGTGCAGATACAGATAAGTTTGCAGAAATAGGCTTCACTGCCGAGGCAGCCAGTATCGTAAAAGCGCCATTAATAAAGGAATGCTTCGCCAGCTTTGAATGTAAAATTCATGATCGTAAGCTCATCAATACTTATAACTTTTTCATCTTTGAAGTGGTAAAGGCACATGTAGCTACCCGGCCTAAATTTCCTGAAACTATCGCCTACAGGGGTGATAGCCAGTTTGTACTTTCGGGGAAGAATATCAAAATTCATTCAGATAAGTAA
- a CDS encoding AAA domain-containing protein: protein MDYFKKLLDLLKTEREEDRQSYISLTEKTSVAERRANGLSWYPIAIRGTEMSRGDYLTVEVERTTHQDISHQLRFGVSAVLFSNHDPKKDNIEGTVSYQSGNRLKITLRTDELPEWANDGKLGIDLSFDDNSYDEMQNALKQASGADKNQLVQILTGKKSPTFNNELPKFTHPRLNASQQDAVNRILAANELAIVHGPPGTGKTTTLVQAIKALYAQDRKQILVVAPSNTAVDLLSEKLSDEGMNVLRVGNPARVSERLMSLTLDSKMAEHNSMKEVKRLRKQAGEFRDMAHKYKRNFGKAEREQRKALFDEARNIMKAVENTESYIAEDLIHKAQVITATLVGANHYTVKQLKYHTVVIDEAGQALEPACWIPILKAEKVVLAGDHCQLSPTIKSDEAARNGLAHTLLEKCTELHPEAVVLLEEQYRMHATIMGYSSAIFYHDKLKAHASVAAHLLFSADSPLSFVDTAGCGFEEKTEGTSTTNPEEAAFLFKHLSQFVDTLNTHYQPADFPSIAIISPYKQQIQLLKEQLEHSPALQPFGNRISVNTIDSFQGQERDIVYISMTRSNSDNKIGFLSDIRRMNVAMTRARKKLVVIGDSATLSQLPFYADFIAYAEGKDAYQSAWEFMDS, encoded by the coding sequence ATGGATTATTTTAAAAAGCTACTGGATCTGCTGAAGACTGAAAGAGAAGAAGATCGGCAGTCCTATATTTCACTCACGGAAAAAACATCTGTAGCCGAACGCCGCGCCAACGGCCTCTCCTGGTACCCTATTGCTATCAGGGGAACCGAAATGAGCCGCGGAGACTACCTGACCGTCGAAGTAGAACGTACCACCCACCAGGACATCTCACATCAACTGCGCTTTGGCGTATCTGCCGTGCTGTTCTCCAACCACGATCCTAAAAAAGATAATATAGAAGGTACCGTCTCCTACCAGAGCGGTAACCGCCTGAAAATCACCTTACGCACCGATGAGCTCCCGGAATGGGCAAACGACGGGAAATTAGGCATCGACCTGTCTTTTGATGACAACAGCTACGATGAGATGCAAAATGCCTTAAAACAGGCATCAGGAGCTGATAAAAATCAGCTCGTACAAATCCTGACTGGTAAAAAGTCGCCTACCTTTAATAATGAACTGCCAAAGTTCACCCATCCCCGGCTCAATGCCTCCCAACAGGATGCAGTGAACAGAATTCTGGCCGCCAATGAACTGGCTATCGTTCACGGCCCTCCGGGAACCGGTAAAACCACGACCCTCGTACAAGCTATTAAAGCCCTGTATGCTCAGGATCGTAAACAGATCCTCGTAGTCGCCCCCAGCAATACGGCTGTAGACTTACTGAGTGAAAAACTCTCAGACGAAGGCATGAATGTACTCCGGGTAGGTAACCCTGCAAGGGTGTCTGAAAGACTCATGTCGCTCACTCTCGATAGTAAAATGGCTGAACACAACAGCATGAAAGAAGTGAAGCGCCTGCGCAAACAGGCGGGTGAGTTCAGAGACATGGCGCATAAATACAAACGGAACTTTGGAAAGGCAGAACGTGAACAACGCAAGGCCCTCTTTGATGAAGCACGGAACATTATGAAGGCTGTGGAAAACACGGAATCTTATATTGCTGAAGACCTCATTCATAAAGCACAGGTGATCACGGCTACTTTAGTAGGTGCCAACCACTATACCGTGAAGCAACTGAAATACCATACCGTAGTGATTGACGAAGCCGGACAGGCACTGGAGCCTGCCTGCTGGATCCCCATTCTGAAAGCAGAGAAAGTGGTACTGGCTGGTGACCATTGTCAGCTCTCCCCTACTATCAAATCTGACGAAGCCGCGCGTAACGGTCTTGCACATACATTATTGGAGAAGTGTACGGAGTTGCATCCTGAAGCAGTCGTATTGCTGGAAGAACAGTATCGTATGCATGCTACCATCATGGGCTATTCTTCTGCTATCTTCTATCACGATAAACTGAAAGCACACGCTTCTGTAGCAGCGCACCTGCTCTTCTCTGCAGATAGTCCTTTGTCTTTTGTAGATACTGCCGGTTGTGGTTTTGAGGAAAAGACGGAAGGTACCAGTACAACGAATCCTGAAGAAGCTGCGTTCCTGTTTAAACACCTCTCCCAGTTTGTTGATACATTGAACACACATTACCAACCTGCAGATTTCCCCAGTATTGCGATTATCTCTCCTTATAAACAACAGATACAACTGTTGAAAGAGCAACTGGAACATTCACCGGCACTACAGCCTTTTGGAAACAGGATCTCCGTGAATACCATCGATAGCTTCCAGGGACAGGAAAGGGATATTGTGTATATCAGTATGACGAGAAGTAATAGTGATAACAAGATCGGTTTCCTTTCTGACATCCGGCGTATGAATGTGGCGATGACCAGAGCCAGGAAGAAACTGGTGGTGATTGGAGATAGTGCTACGCTGTCCCAGCTGCCGTTCTATGCTGACTTCATTGCATATGCAGAAGGGAAGGATGCTTACCAGAGTGCGTGGGAATTTATGGATAGTTGA